The stretch of DNA ATTGTAGAAGGGCCAGAGGGCGAGTCGGGTGCAGAGGGTCTTGATGCCCGCATTGACTCCCTCCTGAGCCAATTCGCCCAACTCCGCGACCTGATCACGCAGGGGCAACCGCTGCTCTGCCTCACCGCCACGCCCGACGACATCGGCCTGGACGTGCAATCCATCACCACGCTGTTTACCGGAGACGCCCCCACCGGACGCCCCGCGCTGAGTGTGCTGGACACTGGCCCGCAGGCCCGCACCACCGATTCTCCGGTGGCCTTCAATGCCATCGCTTATCCCACCGTGCCCTACACGCACCCCGACAGTCCCGCGTTGCTGGTGCTGTCGCGCCTGCTCAGGAGCGAGTACATGCTCAAGGAAATCCGCGAGAAGGGCGGCGCATACGGCGGCGGCGCAGGCTTCGACACGCGGGGCGGCGTGTTTTCTATGACCAGTTACCGCGACCCGCACATTGCCCGCACCTATCAGGTGTTCCGCGACGCCCGCGCCTTCCTCGACACGCCACTGGGCGAGCGCGAACTGACTGAGGCCATCCTGACCGCCAGCAAAATCTTAGACCCCCTGACCAGCCCTGACACAGTGGGCCGCCTGCGCTTCTACGGCGATCAGGCCGGGTTCACGCCCGAAGTGCAGGAGGCCTTCAAAGCCCGTCTGCTGGCCGTACAACTGGACGACCTCCGCCGCGTCATGGACACCTACCTGACGCCGGAGCGGGCCGCCTACGCGCTGGTGGCCGGACGCGATCCGAATGCGGAAATGGAGGAGATGAGGCTGAAATTTGAGGTGCAGGGAGTTTGAGCAGGAACGTGGAGTGTAGATCGTAGCAGGGGCAAAATGGAGCTTGATTAAGCAGGGCTGCGGTGGGAGAGGCGAGCGGGAAAGCCTCTGCCACCGCGCTTTTTCTACGTTCTACGATCCACACTCCACGTTCGCCTTACCCCCGGTGATACGGCTCCCCCGCACTGATCGTCGCCGCCCGGTACAGCGCCTCGGCCAGCACCACCATCGCCAGATCATGAGGCAGGGTCAGCGTGCCGAGGCTCCACAGGGCGTAAGCTCCAGCCCGCAACCCGTCGGTGTGTCCTTCCGGGCCGCCGATAGCAAATGCCAGTTCGCCCGTGCCGCCCAAGCCCTGTCCGTCCAAGTACGCCGCCAACCCTTCCGATGTGAACTGCTGGCCGCGTGGGTCGAGCAGGATCAGCGGGGTTTTCCCGGCGGCGCGGAGAATGGCCTCACTTTCCAGCGCCTGCGTTTTGCCTGTCACCCGCGTCACGGTCAATTTGTGATAGCGGCGCAGGCGTTTTTCGTACTCGTCCCAGCCTGCGCGGGCATATGCCAGTTTGGGTTCGCCCACGGTAATCAGGTGCAATCTCATGGGGGCAGTCTGGCAGAAGAGGTGCGGCCAGAAAGCGCGGGCCTGTCTTCTCCCAGAGGACTGGTTCCGGTCGGCAGACGTTTGGTTTTGTGACCCATGCTTGACCCGCAGTACACAGACACACAGCGCCCGCACGCCTCGCCCGTTAAACTGGCAGGTATGTCCGGTTTGCTTTTGCTCCCGCTCGGGGGGCGCACTTGAACTACGCGGCGACTCTGGCGGTGCTGGTGGTGCTGTCGTTCAGCTTTCCGCTGACGGTGCGGCTGGGCGCTCAGCTGGGCGTACCGGAAGTGCTGGGCGCGTCTATGCTGGGCGCAGTCCTGACCTTTGCGCTGGCAGCCTACGTGGTGCGCTGGCAGGTCACGCGCCACCGGGTCACGGTGCAGCGGTTGGCGGCGGCGCGGGCGCAGGTGGCCGCCGATCCGTCCAGCCCCCGCGCCTATTTTGTGGGCGGCGAACATCTGGGCCTGATCCTGCTTCGCCTAGACCGCCGCCGCGAGGCTGCCGAGGTCATAGACCGCTTTGCCCGTCTGGGGGGCGCACGGGAAAGCGAAATCGTGGCCCTGCGCGAAGCCCTGTCTAACGCCGAACGCCGCCAACGCCGCGCACAGGGACGTGAAGCGTGAGGCTGCACGGAACGAAAGCCGTGATGATGCGTATCCTGAGAGGTATGAAGGTTGCCAGTGTTAAGGAGCAGTATCCCCAGCAATACGTCAGGCAAGGAGCGCACCTATGAGGGCTTATAAGGGCATCGTGGAAGACGGAGTGGTGGTTCTGATCGGCGCACGCCTGCCCGAAGGCACAGTGGTTACGGTCACGGTGGGCGAAACCGAACTGCTCCGGGCCCGAATAACCAGCGCCCTGAAACGCCCACGCAAGGTGCGGGTGCGGGTCAAGCCGACGCCGGGCATGGCCATGTCCCAATTGCAGTTAGAAGGCACGGCAGGCCGTCTTCCGACTGATGAGTAGCACACGGGAAGACAGGCTTGAGGCTGACCGTGTTGAAGCTGACAGCCTTGACGAACTGGTGCTGGACGAAGAGTGGTCAGAGGCAGCAAATGACGCCTCCGCCGACCTGCCCCCGCTCAGTCCTATTCCAGACGGGGCTCGGGTGTGGTTGGTGCCCACGCCTGTAGGCAACCTGGGCGATCTGACCCTGCGGGCCATAGAAGTCCTGCGGGCCGCCGACGCTGTGGCCTGCGAAGACACCCGACGCACTGGGGCGCTGTTGTCACATCTGGGCATCCGCAAGCCGCTGGTACGCCTGGACGCCCATACCATGCGCCGCGCCCCGCAAGTGCTGGAACGCTACGCCCGCCTGGCGTATGTCAGCGATGCAGGCACGCCCGGAATCAGTGACCCCGGCGCGGAACTCGTGCAGGCCGCCATTGCCGCCGATGTGCCCATAGAAGTGCTGCCCGGAGCCACCGCTTTCGTGCCCGCGCTGGTGCTGTCGGGCCTGGACAATGCCCGGTTTACCTTCGAGGGCTTCCTCCCGCGTTCGGGCAAAGACCGCAAAGCCCGCCTGAGCGCGGTGGCATCGCGGGTCGAAACCAGCATCATCTACGAAAGTCCTCACCGCCTGCACGCCACCCTGACCGATCTGACGGCCAGTTGCGGCCCACTGCGGCGCTCCAGCGTTACGCGAGAACTGTCCAAGCGGTTCGAGGAGACCCGGCGCGGCAGCCTGGCAGAATTGGCCGATCATTTTGAGGCAGGCACACGCGGCGAAATCGTATTGGTGGTGGCGGGCCGACCAGAGGGCGAGGCCGACCCAGCGCAGCCCGTGACCGATCCGGCAGAGCAGGCCAGAGCGTGGGCGGCAGCGGGGCAAGGGGTCAGGGATATACGTGACGCGCTCATGCGGCAGGGTTTGCGTAAGAATGACGCTTACGCGTTGGCCTTACAGGTCACCCAAGCTCAGCAGCCCTGAGCGCCTCTTCCCACCCCTTTCCTGTCATCCATCCCACCCATGAGGCCCACCATGATTGAACCACAGACCTACCATCCCAATCCCAACGGCCTGAAACGTGTGGCCGTGCTGACCAGCGGCGGCGACGCCCCCGGCATGAACGCGGCCATCCGCGCCGTCGTGAGAACAGCCACCCACAACGGCATAGAAGTCGTGGGCGTGCGCCGGGGCTTTCAGGGCCTCCACGAGGGCGACATGGCCCTGATCGGCCCGCGTGACGTGGCCAACACCATCCAGCGCGGCGGCACCATTTTGCTTACGGCCCGTTCTCATACTTGGCGCAGTCCGGAAGGCCGGGCCAAAGGCGCACAGAACTTGCGCGACTGGCAAGTTGACGGCCTGATCGTGATCGGCGGCGACGGCAGCTTTCACGGCGCACACTATTTGCAGCAGGAACACGGCTTCCCCGTCATCGGCGTGCCCGGCACCATCGACAACGATCTGTACGGCACAGACCACACCATCGGCTACTTTACGGCAGTCGAGACGGCCCTGGACGCCGTAGACAAACTGCGCGACACCGGGGCCAGCCACGAGCGAATCTTCGTGATCGAGGTCATGGGCCGTCACGCCGGACACATCGCTCTAGAAGTTGCGGTGGCGGGCGGGGCCGAGGAAGTCTTTATTCCCGAAGACGCCAAGCCCGTAGACGGTGTCGTCGAGATCGTGAAGCAGAGCCTCGCCAAAGGCAAAGCCAGTTCGATCATTATTGTGGCCGAGGGCTATCCGGGCGGTGCAGAAGGTGTCAGCAAGGCTATTCACGAGGGCACAGGCCAGGAAACCCGCGTCAGCATTCTGGGCCACATCCAGCGCGGCGGCACGCCCGTGTCCAGTGATCGTGTTCTCGCCAGTCGATTGGGTGAAGCTGCCGTCTACGCCCTCATGGACGGCAAGAGTGACGTGATGGTCGGCAGGCAAGGCGGAGGCATCAGCCACATTCCCCTGCATGAAACTTGGGAAAAGCGCAAAGACGTGAACCGCGACCTGTACCGCTGCGCCAAGACCCTGAGCGTGTAGAAGGGAAAAAGCCAGCCGCCCCAGTTGATCTGGGGCAGCTGGCTTCCTATGTTGGATGCGGTGCTGAACGTCAGCGAATGCCCTTCCTCAGACTCTTTGACGCTAGACCCTTAGACCGTTCTCTAGCTAGCAGACAAGGCCGCGCCCACCCAGCACGCGGCCCTCAACAACCTCTGCTTATTCCCGTTCTACATTCCGCAAAAACGCGGGGATGTCGTAATCCTTGGGATCGTAGCTGCTCGTGGCTGTGCCGCGTACAGGCTTCACGATGGTTTCGATAGAGCTGCGGCCACTCGTGCCCCCGGCAATGCTGATGGGCGTGTCGTTGAAGCCAGTGGCGATCACGGTCACGCGCACTTCGTCGCCCGCAGCTTCGTCGGGCGTAATGCCGAACAGAATGTCGGGATCTTCGAAGCCGGTGGCCTCGCGAATTTTCTCCACGATTTCGTTGGCGTCGGTCATGGACAGGTCAAACGAGCCAGTCACGTTGACCAGAATCCGGCGTGCGCCCTCGATACCACGTTCGAGCAGCGGGCTGTGAATAGCGCTCATGGCGGCTTCTTCGGCCACTTTTTCGCCCCGGCCCGCGCCGATGCCCATCAGAACCGTGCCCGAATTGGCGAGCAGGTTGCGTACATCAGCGAAGTCGAGGTTGATCATGCCTTCTACATTGATCACGTCGCTGATGCCCTTCACGCCGTAGTACAGGACGCGGTCAGCAATGAGGAACGCCTCACGGAAGCTGACCTTCTTGTCTACGGCAGTCAGCAATTTCTCGTTGTTCACCACAATCATGCCGTCTACGCGGTCAGCCAGTTTGCCGATGCCTTCCTCGGCCACCCGCAGACGCTTCGGCCCTTCAAATTTAAAGGGGCGGGTGACGATGGCCACCGTCAGGACGCCCATCTCGCGGGCAATTTCGGCCACTACAGGGGCGCTACCCGTGCCCGTGCCGCCGCCCATGCCCGCTGTAATAAACAGCATATCGGTGCCGTCAAGGTATTCCTTGATGCGTTCCCGGTCTTCGAGGGCCGCTTTTTCGCCCACTTCCGGGTCTGCACCTGCGCCCAGGCCGCGTGTCAGGCGGTCTCCCAGCTGAATCCGTACTTCGGCGTGGCTTTTGGCCAACACCTGCGCGTCGGTGTTCCCAGCGATAAACTCTACGCCTTCGAGTCCTGATTCAATCATGCGGTTAACGGCATTGTTGCCCGCTCCGCCCAAGCCGATTACACGAATTTTGGCCGCTTGCATTCTGTCTCCTTACGTTCCGGCACGGCCGCTTAGGACTGTCCCGTAGCTGTTCGCTCTTCGGCGTAGTTTAACCCACGATCCCTCTCTGTGGGCGTTGGCCTTGAGCTTGGTGGTTGCATGGGTCAACGTGGGTATGAAACCCTGTAGAGAAGGAAGTCAGATGGTCACCGCTTATGGCTTAAATAACGCTGCAGCCGTCTAAACCAGACTCGCCTGCTGATGATGGTCAACGCAAGATCATCCATGTAATTGCTGCTTGTTGCTCTCAGGCCCCATAGATTTATGTGCCGTATGAGTCAATGCTAAGAGTTAATGGCCCTAGCATTCAGCCCTGTGGCCTATAGAAAACACCCCACCGATCAAAGTGGGGTTCAATCTATAGGCAAGAAGCGTGGGCAGAGTTGCCAGTTCGTCCTATGAATTCAGACCCAATCTTTGAAGATATTTTTGATGCGCTCGCCAAAGCTTGGTTTGTCTTTTTTAAGCGTAGCGTTGGGGTCGAGCTTCAATGGCACAAGTTCGCCTGACGGGGCGGATGGTGTAGCGGGCGTAACAGCCGGAGCGCCGTTGCCGGGGCTGGTGCCCGCACTGATGGGCGCTGGCGTGCCGTTTTGCACGGTTTCCATGCCCTCGAAGATCATGTCCGGCACCTTGCCGTCCTGCCCGATGCCGTAAAGCACCAGACCGACGCTGGCAGCGTGGGCAGGGCTACTGACGATATCGCTGAGGCCGCCGATGCCGCGTGGACGGCCCACCCGCACAGGCAAGCGGAAGCGGTCACGGGCCAGTTCTGCACTGCCCCGGAGCTGCGACGCGCCGCCCGTGATGACCACCGTCTGGGCCACAAGTTCCACTGGACCCAACGCCTGATCAATCTCGTCGCGGATCATGCCGTAAATCTCGGCGATACGCGGCTTAATGATGCGCGAGAGTTCGAAAGCGCTGATGGCGTGCGTGCTGCCCGACGCGGTGGTAATTTCCAGTGTCAGATCCTGGTCGGCCAATTCGGGCAGGGCCGCGCCGTACTTGCGCTTCACGTTCTCGGCTTCTTCAATCGGAATCTTGAGAATTTGCGCCAGGTCTGCCGTGACATGTTCACCGCCAATCGGAATGCTGGCGCTGTGGGCGAGGTTGCCACGCTTGAACACACCCACATCGGTGGTGCCGCCGCCCATATCGATCACGATGACCGTCTGGGTATGTTCCAGGGCTTCCAACGTCGCCAGTCCGGAGGCCAGCGCGTGCAGCACGAAGCCGTCTACCTTCAGGCCTGCTTCCTGCACGCAGCGGCGCAGATTCAGCAGCGGCCCGGCGGTTCCGGCCACGATATGTACGTCCACTTCCAGCCTCACGCCGTGCATGCCCACCGGACTCTTGATGCCTTCCTGTCCGTCTACCACGTATTCCTGCGGCAGCGTATGGATGATTTCAAGATTGGGATCGAGCGGTACGGCGCGGGCGTTTTCTATGGCGCGGTCTACGTCAGGCTGGGCGATTTCCTGATTGCGGCGAATGGCGGCCAGCCCGTGACTGGTAATGGCTTTGGCGTGGTTGCCCGCCACACTGACGAACACGCTGCCCACTTTCACGCCGCTGACACGCTCGGCGGCGGCCACCGATTGCCGGATGGCGTGGGTGGCGCGTTCCAAGTTCACCACGCTGCCGCGTTTCATGCCCTCGCTGGGCACGCTGCCCTGCCCGATGATGTCGAGGGTGCCGTTTGGCGCGATCTCCCCGATGACGGTGGTGATTTTCGTGGTGCCGATATCGAGGCCCACAATGATTGAATTTTCCTTCATTCTTGGACGCTCACCCCCCACGGGTAGATGTTAATTTTTTTGTTTGGGTACATGCTGATGCTCCCAGCATACTTTACGAGGGATTTCAGATCACCGCTCCACACCGCGCCGAGTCCCGTATTGACCGTGACCCCAGACGGCGTATAGGCAACCGATTGCACAGTGTAGCGCGATAGGAGCTGCGTGACGTAGAGGGCGTCGGCCAAACGGTCTGGCCCCCAGCCACCGAGGAGCGGTAATGTGCTGTTGAGGGCCGCGCCGGGCAGCACCGTGCCGTCGGCGGCCAGAGTCACAATGCTCCCGTCCAGGCGCTTCCAGCGGGCGTAGGGCTTGCGTTCGACCACGCTCACGCTGATGCCATCGGGAAACGTTTTGACAATTTTGGCCGACAACATCCAGGGATGGCTGGCCAGCGCCCGCGCCCGCCAAGCGCCGTAGTACAGCCAGCCGAACTGCGGCGTCAGGCCCGCAAGCTCCTGCACCCGCGCCTCTGACAGTTGGCTGTTGCCTGCGACTGTGACCGTGCGAATCGGCAAGGCGAACCAAGCACCTGCCAAAGCTGCGGCGGCCAATGTCAGGCCCAACGCTGTCCAGAGGCGGGTGCGGCGGGACTTGGGGGCAGGGGGAAGAGGCACGGCTTCCGGCTCTGACTCCACTGCATCAACAGGCATGATCACAGGTTCAGCAGGCTCCGGCGTAATCCGGCGGTTGCCCTCGCCCACCTTGCGGGCGCTCATGCCTGCTCCGGCCAAACTGGTTCCGGCCAGAGTTCATATTCCAGTTCCATCGGCACAGGTACGCGGCTGCGAATGGCGTCCAGCAGGGTATGCACATCGGCACTCGTGGCTCCGCCCAGATTCACGATGAAGTTGGCGTGTTCGGGAGCGATCATGGCGTTTCCGGCCCGCAGTCCCTTGAGGCCCGCCTCGTCGATCAGCTTTCCGGCACTCACGCCGCCCGGATTTTTGAAGGCGCAGCCAGGAGTTTTCATCTTGGGCTGACCCTTGCGGGCATTGTCGGCAAATTTCATGGCGTCCAACACGGCGTCCGGCGTACTGGGCCGCAATTTTAAGCGCACCCGCGACACGATATGGTTGCGCGGAATGCCGCTGTCTCGGTAGCCCCACTTCAGATCGTCCGGCGTGACCTGCCGCGTGCCTTCCGGCGTCACGATTTCCAGCGTGTGCAGGCCGTCGAACATCTCGCCGTAGCGCGTGCCCGCGTTCATCCATACCGCGCCGCCCACCTGCGCCGGAATGCCCACCGTGCCCTCCAAGTTAGACCAGCCCAGCTTTTGCAGCTTGCGAATCAGCCCCGGCAGGGGTACGCCGCCGCCCACCCAGCCAGTCACGATCTGGTCGGGCGTGCTGAGGCCCGGATCAGGCTCCAAGTCGGCTTCGCCCAGCGGCCCACTCAGGCGAATCACGCGCTCGCGCAGGCCCTCGTCGGCAATGACCAGATTGCTGCCGCCGCCCAGAATCCGGTAAGGCTGGCTCATGGCCTCGGCCAGTTGCTCGTGCGTGGACACGAACCAGACTTCGGCCTCGCCGCCCACGCCCAAGGTGGTGTATCGGGCCAGCGGCAGGCGTTCCACCCGCGCTCCGGTGTGACTGACTGCAACGGTGTCGGAAACGCTCACACGTTCACCTCAGCCGGAGCCACCCCTTCAAGCGCCACCACTTCACGGGCCAGCTTCCACACGTCGCCCGCGCCCATCGTCACGATGATATCGGCGGGCTGGGCCGACTCGCGCAGGTATCGCACGACTTCTGCACGATCCGGTCTGTAGGTCACGCCGCCGTGTCCATTGTCCGTCATTCGGCCCGAAATAAGCGTGGCGTGAATGCCCGGAATCGGGTCTTCGGAAGCGGCAGCGATGTCCAGCATCAGCACCTCGTCGGCGTCCATGAGCGCGTCGGCGAGGCGGGGCCAGGACTGCTGGGTGCGCAGGTAGCGGTGAGGTTGAAAGACCACCCGCACGCGCCGCCCGGTCTGGCGGGCTGCCTGTACGGCGGCGGCGACTTTGGTGGCGTTGTGGGCGTAATCGTCGACGACCAGCGCCCCACCCGCCTCGCCCCGCGCCGTACCGATGTGCTGCCAGCGGCGTCCCGGCCCCCGGAAAGCGGCCAAAGCTGCGGCTGCGGCGGCAAAATCTCCGCCATACAGGTGCGTAACGGCCAACGCTGCCAGTGCGTTCAGCACGTTGTGGGTTCCGGGCAGGCCCACCCGCGCCTCGCCCAACCCCTGACCCTGCCAGGTCACCGTGAATGCCGTGCCGTCCGGATCAGGCCGCACATTTACGGCGCGGTAATCGGCCCCCTGTGCCTGTCCATAGGTCAGCCGTTCGGGTGCGCCGCCCGTCAGTTCATCCAGCCCCGGCCAATCGGCGCAGGCCAGCACCCGCCGCGACTGAGACACGAAGCGGGCAAATCCGGCGTGCTGTTCCTCTACCGTGTCCCAGTAAGTTGCAATGTTGCCGCCCACATGGTCATCCTCGGCGTTGGTAAACACGGCGGTTTCGCAGCCCAGCAGCGCAAAGGCCCGGTCAGATTCGTCCACCTCGGCCACAAAGGGGCCAGCCCCCACGCGCGCATTGCTGCCAAATTCGGGTACGATGCCGCCCACGAACGCCGCCGGGTCAAGGCCTGCGCCCTGCATGGCGATGGCGATCATGGACGTGGTGGTGGTTTTGCCGTGTGTGCCGATCACGCCGATGCTGGGGCCAGCCGACAACAGTTCGTTCAGCAACGACATCCGGGGCTGCACCTGCACGCCCGCTGTGTGTGCCGCCAGCACTTCCGGATGGTCTTTGGGCACGGCTTCAGAGGCCACCAGTACGTCTACCCGGCCATAGGGCTGCGCCGTAATGTGCGCGGCGTCGTGGTGCTGGGCCACCGGAATCCCTTCTTTGATAAGTTGGGCAGTCAGTTCGGAAATCTGGGCGTCGCAGCCGCTGACCCTCAGGCCACGCGCTGCCAGCAAGCGGGCAAAGGCACTCATGCCAATGCCGCCTATGCCCATCAGGTGATAGTGGCGCGGTTGGGTAACGGAGTCAGAAGGGGTCAACTCAGATTGGGGCAACTCAGAGCGGGCCAGAGAGGCGGATTCGGAGCGTCCAGCAGGCGATGTAGGCGTGGACGGGGCGGGGGCGGGGGCAGGGTCAGTCATGGGCAGTGTTGGTCATGGGTTTGGGGGGTCAGGTGCGGCGCAGTCAAACGGCTGTGAAATCAAGTAGCTGTGAAACCAGGCTGATGTGAGATCAAACGGCGGTGAGTCAGAGGCGATTCAGGTGCCGCTCTATCAGGTCTGCGAAGCGGTCTGCGGCTCCTACAGGAGAGCGCGCCAGGGCCGCCGCTTGCATGGCGGTTCGCGTGCCCGACGCCGCACACTCTAACACCGCTTCCCCCAGTGCCTCGCCCACTCGGTGCTGCTCCACCATGCGGCCCGCTCCCGCCGCCTGTACCGCCGCCGCGTTGTGGTACTGGTGATTTTCTGCCGATTCGGGCAGGGGAATCATGATGACGGGCACGCCGTGAAAGGCAGCCTCGGCCAGCGTGCCCGTGCCTGCCCGCGTGATCGCCACATCCGCCGCCGACCACGCCGCCACCGCGTCCACAAATCCGGTGGGGTGATACCAGCCCAGATCCTGCACGCGGGGGGCCACCTCTCCCAACCAGCGCGGCCCGGTAGAATGCAAGACCTGTACGGCGGGGCTGTCGCGGAGGCTGTGGTCAGGGTTGGAAAGGTGCGGCCCAGTAAAGTCCAGATCAATCTGTGCCAATCCGGCCCCGGCTTTCATCTCGCCTCTGGCTCCGGTACTCACGGGCGTACTCATCTGAGAAACGCCGCCGCCTGCCCCGGCTCCCAGCAGGCCTTCCTCGCCCAGAACATACCGCAGGGTGTCGGGCACGGCACTGTTGAGGGCCAGAGACCCCTGAGAGCCGCCCATGACCAGCAGCGTGAGAGGGCCATCTTGCAGGCCCAACTGTGCCAACGCGTCGGCGCGGCTCATGCGGGTTTCGCGGGTGGGCATGCCGACCATCGTGGTTTTGGCGGGCGGCAATCCGATCACGCGTTCATAGGCGGTGCCCACTGCTTTTGCCCGGTAGACCGCCAGCCGTTGCGTCAGCCCCAGCCGTGCATTTTGTTCATGTAGAAGGGTGGGCAGGCCCAAGCTTTGGGCAGCCAACACTCCTGGCAAACTGGCAAATCCGCCGTAGCCCACCACCACGCCGGGTTTCAGGCGTCTCAGGACCGCCCGCGCCTGTGCCAATCCCTGTCCAGCCTTCAACAGTTCCCGGGGGTCGGGGCGGCCCTGCCCACTGCGGGCCAGTTTTCCGGCGTCCACACCCTCAAACGGCAGGCCCTGTTCGGCGGCGATGCGTTCTTCCATACCGCCGCGCTGTCCCAAAATCAGCGCCGAATGCCCCCGCGCCATCAGCGCCCGCGCCGTCGCTACCGCCGGGTAAATGTGCCCGCCCGTGCCGCCCGTTGCCATGACTATTAAACTCACCGGATCACCTGACTCATTGGGGGGAAGTGTAGCGCCAGAGCGTCAGTGGTGAGTCGCCATTGGTCAGTCGGAAAGGCGCAGAGTGCCCGGAATGCTGTGCAGGATGTGAAATTGGATGAAAAAGGAAGGCGGTCTGCCAACACTGGCTTAGCCTCCTTCCTCTGTGTTCACTTCCGCACCCCTCACAGTTTTTCTCAGAGCGTGTTTATAAGGTTCCATTTGGATTGCTCAAAAGCCTAGAAACGCCGTAAAGATGGGGCTGTGGCTCTCTCACCCTTGAGGGGGAAGGGCTGGAGAGGGGGTGAGCGAGCAAAGCGAATGCTGTTCTACACGAGATTTGCCGAAATCGGCGACCCTTTATAATCACGCTCTCAGTCAAACAGATCACTGATTCCGCCCCCCTTGCTCTCGCCGCCCAGGCCCTGCTCAAATTCCTCGTAGGGCTGCACCACCACGAAGCCGTCGCCCTGAAACACCATCTGATACGTTTCGCCGCCGCCGCGCCCAAAAATAGAGCGCAGGCTGGAATCCACGCGCAGTTGCGGCGTCAGGTTGCCGCTCCAGGCGACGGTGGCGTTGGGGTCGGTAAACAGGGGTTCGTTGGGCGTGACGCGCAGGGTCAGCGGTTTGCCGTGACTGAGAATCGCCACCAGCCCATGCCCCTGCACCCGCACACTGAACAGGCCGCCCGCCGCCATACCCGCGATCCGGCGGTGCATCGTGATGTCGTATTTCACGCTGTCCTCAAAGGCCAACAGGTCGTTGCCGCTGACGTTCAGGGTGTCGCCTTGCAGCCGCAAAATACTGACTTCTTTGCCCTGATCGGCCAGATACACCACGCCGCGCCCCTCGATTTTGGCGAGTGGACTCATCTCCTGGCTCACAGCGCGTTTCAGGGCTTTCATCAGGCCGCCTTCCAGCGTGCCCTCGCGCTTGAAATTCAGGTTACCCTTATAGGCGATCATCGCGCCCAATTTGCTCCAGATGCGGCCATCCACGCGGGCTTCCAGCATCTTGCTGCTTTCCAGTTCAAAGACCTCGCCGGGATTGTCGCGCTCGGCAGTTTGCACCAGAAAGTCACGGAGGTTGTAGCTACCATCGGCACCGGGGGTCATGTTGGTCATGCTGTGGGGTACGGGCAGAGTGTGAGTTGGGTTCCCGTAGAGTGCAAGGAAGATGAAGGCTAAATAAATGCCGCTTGCACTCAGGGTTGCCCTTCCAACACCCCGCCAATCCGCCGCAACACTTCTCCGATCTGCTCCAAACTGGTGGCGTAGCTGAGGCGCACTTGCCCCGGAGCGCCGAAATCTGTGCCGGGAACCACAGCGACGCGGCCCTGATCCAGAATCAGACGGGCGGCTTCCAGCTCGTCCGCGTGCAGCTTGGTGGTATCGGCCATCACGTAAAAAGCTCCTTCCGGCGTGGGCGTGGGCAATCCCAGCGCGTTCAGGCCCGACACGATGGCGTCGCGGCGTTGGCGGTAGGCGGCGCGGGCCATATCAATGAATTCGGTGGTGGCCTCGTGCTGCTCCAGTGCGGCCAGTGCGGCGTATTGAGAGATGCTGCTGGCATTGCTGGTGCTCTGAGATTGAATGGCATTCATGGCCGCGATCACCGATTTTGGCCCGCCTGCATAGCCGATTCGCCAGCCGGTCATGGCATAGGCTTTGCTGGCCCCG from Deinococcus sp. QL22 encodes:
- a CDS encoding 23S rRNA (pseudouridine(1915)-N(3))-methyltransferase RlmH, whose amino-acid sequence is MRLHLITVGEPKLAYARAGWDEYEKRLRRYHKLTVTRVTGKTQALESEAILRAAGKTPLILLDPRGQQFTSEGLAAYLDGQGLGGTGELAFAIGGPEGHTDGLRAGAYALWSLGTLTLPHDLAMVVLAEALYRAATISAGEPYHRG
- the rsmI gene encoding 16S rRNA (cytidine(1402)-2'-O)-methyltransferase produces the protein MSSTREDRLEADRVEADSLDELVLDEEWSEAANDASADLPPLSPIPDGARVWLVPTPVGNLGDLTLRAIEVLRAADAVACEDTRRTGALLSHLGIRKPLVRLDAHTMRRAPQVLERYARLAYVSDAGTPGISDPGAELVQAAIAADVPIEVLPGATAFVPALVLSGLDNARFTFEGFLPRSGKDRKARLSAVASRVETSIIYESPHRLHATLTDLTASCGPLRRSSVTRELSKRFEETRRGSLAELADHFEAGTRGEIVLVVAGRPEGEADPAQPVTDPAEQARAWAAAGQGVRDIRDALMRQGLRKNDAYALALQVTQAQQP
- the pfkA gene encoding 6-phosphofructokinase, with the translated sequence MIEPQTYHPNPNGLKRVAVLTSGGDAPGMNAAIRAVVRTATHNGIEVVGVRRGFQGLHEGDMALIGPRDVANTIQRGGTILLTARSHTWRSPEGRAKGAQNLRDWQVDGLIVIGGDGSFHGAHYLQQEHGFPVIGVPGTIDNDLYGTDHTIGYFTAVETALDAVDKLRDTGASHERIFVIEVMGRHAGHIALEVAVAGGAEEVFIPEDAKPVDGVVEIVKQSLAKGKASSIIIVAEGYPGGAEGVSKAIHEGTGQETRVSILGHIQRGGTPVSSDRVLASRLGEAAVYALMDGKSDVMVGRQGGGISHIPLHETWEKRKDVNRDLYRCAKTLSV
- the ftsZ gene encoding cell division protein FtsZ, with the translated sequence MQAAKIRVIGLGGAGNNAVNRMIESGLEGVEFIAGNTDAQVLAKSHAEVRIQLGDRLTRGLGAGADPEVGEKAALEDRERIKEYLDGTDMLFITAGMGGGTGTGSAPVVAEIAREMGVLTVAIVTRPFKFEGPKRLRVAEEGIGKLADRVDGMIVVNNEKLLTAVDKKVSFREAFLIADRVLYYGVKGISDVINVEGMINLDFADVRNLLANSGTVLMGIGAGRGEKVAEEAAMSAIHSPLLERGIEGARRILVNVTGSFDLSMTDANEIVEKIREATGFEDPDILFGITPDEAAGDEVRVTVIATGFNDTPISIAGGTSGRSSIETIVKPVRGTATSSYDPKDYDIPAFLRNVERE
- the ftsA gene encoding cell division protein FtsA, which produces MKENSIIVGLDIGTTKITTVIGEIAPNGTLDIIGQGSVPSEGMKRGSVVNLERATHAIRQSVAAAERVSGVKVGSVFVSVAGNHAKAITSHGLAAIRRNQEIAQPDVDRAIENARAVPLDPNLEIIHTLPQEYVVDGQEGIKSPVGMHGVRLEVDVHIVAGTAGPLLNLRRCVQEAGLKVDGFVLHALASGLATLEALEHTQTVIVIDMGGGTTDVGVFKRGNLAHSASIPIGGEHVTADLAQILKIPIEEAENVKRKYGAALPELADQDLTLEITTASGSTHAISAFELSRIIKPRIAEIYGMIRDEIDQALGPVELVAQTVVITGGASQLRGSAELARDRFRLPVRVGRPRGIGGLSDIVSSPAHAASVGLVLYGIGQDGKVPDMIFEGMETVQNGTPAPISAGTSPGNGAPAVTPATPSAPSGELVPLKLDPNATLKKDKPSFGERIKNIFKDWV
- a CDS encoding cell division protein FtsQ/DivIB codes for the protein MSARKVGEGNRRITPEPAEPVIMPVDAVESEPEAVPLPPAPKSRRTRLWTALGLTLAAAALAGAWFALPIRTVTVAGNSQLSEARVQELAGLTPQFGWLYYGAWRARALASHPWMLSAKIVKTFPDGISVSVVERKPYARWKRLDGSIVTLAADGTVLPGAALNSTLPLLGGWGPDRLADALYVTQLLSRYTVQSVAYTPSGVTVNTGLGAVWSGDLKSLVKYAGSISMYPNKKINIYPWGVSVQE